TGATATCCAGAGCAAGTCAATAATAATGTGTCTTATGATTGGGCCTGAGGCTGAGACATAAGTGTCTACAGAGATGTACCTCCGTAGGTAGTCAATTAAATGTCTCCCTCTAGTGGTCAACTCAAGTACAATACCATGgcagttttttttaattttataaaCAGCATAACATTATTAGCAGCAATACTGTTAGAAGTACATAttgtgcctcccgggtggcgcagtggtctagggtactgcatcgcagtgctagctgcgccaacagagtctctgggttcacgcccaggctctgtcgcgaccgggaggtccgtggggcgacgcccAATTGgactagcgtcgtccgggttagggagggtttggccggtagggatatccttgtctcatcgcgctccagcgactcctgtggcgggccgggcgcagtgcgcgctaaccaagggggccaggtgcacggtgtttcctccgacacattggtgcggctggcttccgggttggaggcgcgctgtgttaagaagcagtgcggcttggttgggttgtgcttcggaggacgcgtggctttcgaccttcgtctcttccgagcccgtacgggagttgtagcgatgagacaagatagtaattactagcgattggataccacgaaaattggggagaaaaggggatttttttttttttttttttaagaagtaCATATTGTGCCTGTGTGTCTAACTGGTGTCCCTGTCCCAGGCATCAGAGGAGGTGTCTAAGTGTCTTGTGGCCATGAAGGAGATACTATATGGGACCGGTGACAAGGAGCCTCACACAGAGACGGTGGCCCAGTTGGCCCAGGAGCTCTACAACAGCGGCCTGCTCATCTCCCTGGTGGAAAACCTGCAGGTCATCGACTTTGAGGTGAGACTGAGCCAAAGCCGGACcatcagggtcatgttcattaggcaccaattCATTAGGCACCGTTTTTAAACGTTTTCCATTGCATGCCCCCAGGGGAAGAAGGACGTGTGTCAGATCTTCAACAACATCCTGCGGAGGCAGATCGGCACCCGCAGCCCCACCGTCGAGTACTTCTGCTCTCACCAAGAGGTGCTGTTTGTGCTGCAAAAAGGGTGAgtttttctctcacacacacactctctctcttcatgTACCAAAGCTGACCAGAGCCATTGGTATGATACTCAGTGACGTCTGCGTGTGTCCCTCTTCCTGCAGGTATGAGACTCCTGGGTCGGCGCTGAACTGTGGCATCATGCTGAGGGAGTGTATCAGACACGAGCCACTGGCCAAGCTGGTTCTCCACTCAGAACACTTCCAGGACTTCTTCAATTACGTAGAGATGGAGACCTTCGACATCGCCTCAGACGCTTTCGCCACCTTCAAGGTCAAATTACACAAGATTTGAAAGCATCTTTGGGTCCTGGAAAAACCTTGTATTAAACCCATATTAATAAGACTAGGATGGGCCCGTGATGATATGCTAATCTTTACATTACTGTTGTATCTGTCCATGCCTATTTGTTTGAGAGTTGACAAAATGTATAGATCAGAAATGATTCGATGCAGCAGATGATATgcaatctacaatgtttgtttttgtgtgaatTAAAGTGAGCACGTTTCCTCCCCCATTCACAGGACCTGCTCACAAGACACAAGGTCCTGGTAGCTGAATATCTAGAACAGAATTATGATGCCGTAAGTGACATGTTCAACATTCTGCTGCCCTGGGAGCATTTACCTTTATCAGATGGACTTCATGGAAagaaaatgttttttgttgttacaCCATCCACCCTCTGCCCTCTTGACAGAATTCATGAAGGAATGGGTGAATGCATTTACGACGTCACACACTCGTACTCTCATTGCCATTTACCAGATGAATACACTGAAGTGCGTGCCGATAAACAAAACATGTTGATTGATGACCCATACTCCACAATGAATGAGTGCATTTATAGCACCCTTAACACACTAGCCACACACTCCAGGCATCTGTGGTCACTGGCTTTCCCCGCTTGCATAAGACCACTGTGTCTGTTGGTTGTAGTGTGGGGCTCAGGGAAGACCCCAGGGGAGAGCAGACAGGCCGGCTGGAGGCTGCTCGGGTTACAGGCCAGACACTACCATACACTGGGCCGCACTAGGTTACAGAAGGCTGCTTTCATGCCAAAGGCCGCTGGAGgcctatctctcacacacacactggcccaaACAGCACACCTGATAAGGGCCCTTTCAGACCTGACTGAGAGATGTTAGAAAATATATCAACTTCAATAGACATTCCATCCCATTTAACTATCTGAAACACCAAGTTAATTCTATGAACATTTATTTCAAAAAAACAAATATTGTGAATTTATTTTGAGCCACTTCTGACTGTTGAGATGCagccacccctcagcctgttccTTTATATCTTTGCAGATCTTTGACCAGTATGAGAAGTTATTACACTCTGATAACTATGTGACAAAGAGACAGTCATTAAAGGTGTGTTCTATTATTCACATTTTACATGGATTATTTATAGACAAACTTTGCATGCTATTATGGTGTTGATTATCTCACTTCATAGTAAACATTTGCATACTCTGGTCTTTGTTTGTGTAGTTGTTGGGAGAGCTTCTGTTGGACAGGCATAACTTCACAGTGATGACCCGGTACATCAGCAAGCCTGAGAACCTGAAGCTGATGATGAACCTACTGAGGGACAAGAGCCCTAACATACAATTTGAGGCCTTCCACGTCTTCAAGGTACGACACAAAAGCCGTTCCCTGAGCCGTTCATATACAAAGTCTGGCAAACTGGCACCCATGTTGGCCTCAAACATTCCATGGCATTACCATTGGGTTCTTACTAGAATGTAATTGCCGATATCAATGTAATGTACAGTGCTGACAGGCTGACCCCTCCACCCAGGTGTTTGTGGCGAACCCCAACAAGACGCAGCCCATCATAGACATCCTGCTGAAGAACCAGCCCAAACTCATCGACTTCCTTAGCAACTTCCAGAAGGACCGCATGGACGACGAGCAATTCAACGACGAGAAGACCTACCTAATCAAACAGATCCGAGACCTAAAGAAACCCGCCTCTTAAAACCTTACCCCCATTCGTCCCCAAAACCCTTCCCCTTAGTTATGACCTTTACCCTAACCTTTACTTTTTATTGTCGACAAAAATACATTGACAATAATGATTCAATTTCTTAATATCAAAGACATTCTTTTTCTTGGTTCCTTAAACATTGCTGAGAATAGTTCTTAATCACAGATTTTTTTTCATTGTTTTTACTTTTAAATTAACCCTTTTATTATTAGTGTGTAGTGTTCCAAAACGGGAAGGGGATTTCCTCTCTTGGGGGGAACCAATGGTTAGAGACCTCTAGGTGATTGGCTGAGTGAGCTGTGGAGACCACTGGTCATCACTTTAATTGCACAAATATTTTTTGGAAAATGTTCTCTTCTTTTCATTGCCACTTGCAGGCACGAGCCATCTAGATAGTTCTGACTTCTAATACTCTCCTAATCTAACCACAGTACAACTGAAGTATCCAGAATCATAGAAGGAATTACTATTTCTCTATTAGAGGATCTAAATGGTATTCTCAAATGTTTCGTAAAACTCCTCTTCAGACTCCCTGCTAGTCTTACTCCTGTGGTTGTACTTCCACTATTTACACTTAAGTTATGTTTCAACGCTGTAGTAGGTCCTCTGACATGACAACTCTAAATGTGATCTTACAAGGAACATATTAGATGTCTGGTGATCAGCAGGGCCATTCTTTTACTGCTAACCTTCGTATAGAATATGACTTATCAATAGTTTTGATAATTGATTCTCCACAGATGGCTGGTAGCATTTTCTGTATCATTCAACGCTAAAGGATGTATTCCTTTTTGGTTTATTTTAAGCTGATGAAGTAGTTTCCTGTTCAACAGGATTCTATCATGATGATTAAAAAAAAGTTTGTCTTGTGTATAAAAGCTGGTTTTAACCCATAAGTGAGTGCCATTGCGGGTGACAGAAAAATCCTCTGATTTTTTTTTCTGTACGAAAGTGATTTCTTTTAACTTGTTTTCTTATTTGGAGGGGGATGGTTGGTGGAACACAGTAGGGGTACATAGAGGTGCCTTTGTTtttcctttttttgtattttaaataCTTTTCTAGGCAGAGCTTAATTCTTATTTAGAAAAATATGGTCTGGTTGAACATATTAGTCGTGATTTAAGCAATGAACCTTGAACTCACTATATTTGAGTTGTGCAGTTGAAGGAATATTTTACTTTGAGAACTTGTTGCAGTTCATTGATCGCATCATAAAACTAGGAACGAGGAGGCCAGGACTATGATTGTCCAGGAAAGTTAACATACCAGTAAACTGGATAAGGTAGAAGCATCTTGCTCTTTTtttatgtagcttgttttggggAAATCTAAATTAAAACTTAAGACAAATTGAGCCAATACATATTTTAATCGTGGTGTTTGAATTTGTAAGTTACGATCACATCTAAATTGAAAATATGAACTAATTAATATGGCTCTTCAATGTAATATTGAATAATAAATGTGATGGGCACCATGCCACGGACAAGTGATTGTTCTTTAAATTGCAATTGGTAGATTGGACTTGACACACACAAGGGATAGTAACCTCAATGCCCTTTTCGTTTTGGTGAAACTCAGTCATTCTAACCCTGTTCTATATCTGGTGCTAACATGCAATATTGATCTTGACCACATTTCTAGACCAGTGTAGACAATTAATTGTGAACAGTTCTTCCTGACCCTCTCGAGGTAGCCGGGGACAAATTGATTggttggatgaaagttcagtgGGCAGAGCTTAGAGTGACATGTCAGTGGGTGGAGTTTACAAGTAAAGACAAGTGTTTCAGGGAGGTGGAGTGCTTGTAGGAGGGTGTTAAACAGGTTGCGACAGATGGTGTTGCCAGTTTGAATCCCAATGCGGCTTTTGTTTTCCAACCTAAAATGTTTTAGTACATATCTGACATACTAAAACGACGAAAGGAATGAACAGCTTTATAAAATGTACAAGAACAATAATGATGCCCTCCCTCCCGCTGGTGCTGTGGACTAGGACCACAAGGTCACA
The window above is part of the Salvelinus namaycush isolate Seneca chromosome 7, SaNama_1.0, whole genome shotgun sequence genome. Proteins encoded here:
- the LOC120051399 gene encoding calcium-binding protein 39-like, translated to MPLFGKSHKNPADIVRTLKENMAILVKHDKKTDKASEEVSKCLVAMKEILYGTGDKEPHTETVAQLAQELYNSGLLISLVENLQVIDFEGKKDVCQIFNNILRRQIGTRSPTVEYFCSHQEVLFVLQKGYETPGSALNCGIMLRECIRHEPLAKLVLHSEHFQDFFNYVEMETFDIASDAFATFKDLLTRHKVLVAEYLEQNYDAIFDQYEKLLHSDNYVTKRQSLKLLGELLLDRHNFTVMTRYISKPENLKLMMNLLRDKSPNIQFEAFHVFKVFVANPNKTQPIIDILLKNQPKLIDFLSNFQKDRMDDEQFNDEKTYLIKQIRDLKKPAS